In the Telopea speciosissima isolate NSW1024214 ecotype Mountain lineage chromosome 2, Tspe_v1, whole genome shotgun sequence genome, one interval contains:
- the LOC122652917 gene encoding uncharacterized protein LOC122652917: MKNLAVQMLLGRRFMVFASFIIMSMAGASYMFGIYSNSIKSSLGYDQTSLNLLSFFKELGANVGILSGVIYDLSPPWLVLLIGAVMNFGGYFAIWLAVTHRISQPQLWHMCFYIFLGGNSESLFNTAALVTAVKNFPESRGIMVGLLKGFVGLSGAILTQLYLAVYGDDSGSDSLILLIAWLPAAICVLLAPTCRIIKVVQQEKKELKLFFNFLYTSLVLAGFLMVIIIVERCVKFSKTAYGGSAGVVLILLCLPLAIVLKEEINLWKNNRSNSLNNSDSSQFRSVIEEPIDRTETAVESIPPTEQVPPLSTTPISRLTRMLKAPQRGEDYTVLQALLSLDMFILFVATIFGIGGALTAIDNMGQIGISLGYQSSNISTLVSLVSIWNYLGRVAAGFVSEIFVRKYKLPRPLMLTMILFLSCVGHLLIAFGVPGSLYVSSMIIGFCFGAEWTLILAMISEIFGLKYYSSLLNFEAIASPLGVYVLNSIVAGHLYDKEANKQMAKLGFKRANREGLDCSGPQCYKLSFIIISALTLLGSLISLILVLRTRKFYRSDIYRKFREEEVEMDMEIQESRERNVEMSSSLETMVELQ; encoded by the coding sequence atgaagaaCTTGGCGGTGCAAATGCTCTTGGGACGACGGTTCATGGTTTTTGCTTCCTTTATTATCATGTCAATGGCTGGTGCAAGTTACATGTTTGGCATTTATTCAAATAGTATCAAATCATCACTTGGGTATGATCAAACATCACTCAATCTCTTAAGTTTCTTTAAGGAATTGGGTGCCAATGTAGGTATTCTTTCTGGGGTTATCTATGACCTCTCACCTCCATGGCTAGTACTCCTCATAGGCGCAGTAATGAATTTTGGGGGTTATTTTGCAATTTGGCTTGCTGTTACCCACCGTATATCCCAACCCCAATTATGGCATATGTGTTTCTATATATTTCTTGGTGGCAATTCAGAGTCACTATTCAATACAGCAGCACTAGTCACTGCAGTTAAGAATTTCCCAGAAAGCAGAGGAATCATGGTAGGCCTTCTCAAAGGATTTGTGGGTCTCAGTGGTGCAATCTTGACACAACTTTATCTTGCAGTCTATGGTGATGATTCAGGTTCAGATTCCCTCATTCTTCTCATAGCTTGGCTTCCTGCTGCTATATGTGTGTTATTAGCTCCAACTTGTAGGATTATAAAGGTTgttcaacaagagaagaaagagctgaagcttttctttaattttctttacaCATCTCTTGTTCTTGCTGGATTTCTCATGGTTATAATAATTGTGGAGAGATGTGTCAAATTCTCTAAGACTGCATATGGTGGGAGTGCAGGTGTTGTTCTTATCTTGCTTTGTCTTCCATTAGCAATTGTTTTAAAGGAAGAGATTAATCTCTGGAAAAACAACAGATCAAACTCCTTGAACAATTCTGATTCTTCCCAGTTCAGATCAGTAATTGAGGAGCCTATAGATAGAACTGAAACTGCTGTTGAATCAATTCCACCTACAGAGCAAGTGCCACCATTGAGTACTACTCCAATTTCTCGCTTGACCCGGATGTTAAAAGCTCCACAAAGAGGTGAAGATTACACTGTTTTACAGGCGCTATTGAGCTTGGACATGTTTATTCTCTTTGTGGCAACAATTTTCGGCATTGGCGGGGCATTAACCGCGATTGATAACATGGGACAAATAGGAATTTCTCTTGGGTACCAATCTAGCAACATAAGCACATTAGTATCACTTGTAAGCATATGGAACTATCTGGGACGAGTTGCAGCAGGGTTTGTATCTGAGATCTTTGTGAGGAAATATAAACTGCCAAGGCCATTAATGCTCACTATGATCCTCTTCCTGTCATGTGTTGGTCATCTTCTTATTGCTTTTGGTGTTCCAGGTTCTCTTTATGTATCCTCTATGATCATTGGGTTCTGTTTTGGGGCAGAGTGGACATTGATATTGGCCATGATATCTGAGATTTTTGGGCTCAAGTACTACTCTTCACTGCTGAACTTCGAAGCCATTGCAAGCCCACTTGGTGTGTATGTTCTCAATTCTATTGTTGCAGGACACCTTTATGACAAAGAGGCAAATAAACAAATGGCTAAGTTGGGGTTCAAGAGGGCCAACAGGGAGGGCTTGGACTGCAGTGGACCACAATGTTATAAACTCTCATTCATTATAATTTCAGCTTTGACATTGTTGGGATCTTTGATCTCTCTTATTCTGGTGCTTAGAACAAGAAAATTCTATAGAAGTGACATCTACAGGAagtttagagaagaagaggtggaAATGGATATGGAGATACAAGAATCCAGAGAAAGAAATGTTGAAATGTCATCTTCTCTAGAAACAATGGTGGAGCTACAATAA